The Candidatus Wallbacteria bacterium DNA window CAAGAATCGACCAGGGTCAAATGGAACAGGTGCTCCTGAACCTGGTGATCAACGGCAGAGACGCCATGAATGAAGGCGGGAAACTCGTCATCTCTACTGCCAACGTACGAATCCGCGCTACTGATCCGGAGTCACAATCAGGTCTGCCTGAAGGCGATTACGTCAAACTGTCTGTGTCTGACACAGGGTGTGGAATGGACAGTTCGATCCGCCAGCATATTTTCGAACCTTTCTTCACTACCAAAGACATTGGTAAAGGGACAGGCCTGGGGCTGGCAATTGTTTACGGTATAATCAGACTGCATGGCGGTGATATTTACGTGGACAGTGTGCCTGACTCAGGCACAACATTCAGACTTTATCTGCCGGCATCAGGAGAAAAGGAGCCGCTTCCCTCAACTGATGTCAAAACTGAAACCCCTTCACGCGGTAATGAGAACATTCTGCTGGTGGATGACGACGAAAATGTGCTCAAGTTCACTAAAAGCCTGCTGGAAGAGTCTGGATATAGAGTTTTCGCAGCAGTAAATCCTTCTGAAGCCATGCGGATCTTTACTGAAAACCAGGGAATAGAACTTCTGGTCACAGACATGATCATGCCACAGATGAACGGTTCGGAATTATTCCGGAAATTTTCTGCCAGGTGCCCTGATCTGAAAGTTCTGTACATGTCTGGATTTCTCAGCAATTCGATCATCGGGAACGACGACCTGATCCCTGAAGTCAATTTCATCCTGAAACCGTTCCAGAACGATCAGATCATGACGATGGTGAGACAGATACTGGATCAAAGAAGCTGATAAGTTTGTATGTTTGTAAGTTTGTAAGTTAAGATAGAAACCGTTGAATTTGAACCCTGATAAATCAGACATTGATTATTTGAGGTGTGGCATGCTGCAAGGAAAAGAAGTTTATCTCAGGCCACTTGAACCGGACAGGGATCTGGAAAAATGTTTTTACTGGATCTATGACCCTGAAGTTGCCCAGTTTGTGCTCTTCCACCCACCATACTCCAGACTTTATGAAAAAGAGTGGCTGGAAAAAGCTTCCAGACATGGTGAAAAAGGTACCTACACATTCGCGATCGTGATCAAGTCCAATGACGTGCACATCGGCAACTGCGGTTTACATGGCGTCAACCCGATCAGCCGCAACGCCGAACTCGGGATCATGATCGGGGACAGACATTACTGGGGAAAAGGTTTCGGCACTGATGCGATGAAAATCCTCTGTCAGTGGGGATTTGAAGGACTCAATCTTCATAAAATATTCCTGAAGGTCTACGATTTCAACAAACGCGGTATCCGCTGCTATGAAAAAACCGGCTTTAAACAGGAAGGGGTTCTGCGGCAGCAGTGCTTCCTGAGGGGAGCTTACCATGATGAGGTAGTCATGGGATTGATCCGGGACGAATTCCAGCTTTGAAGACCCTGATCGCTTCCCATCCTCACGCAGA harbors:
- a CDS encoding GNAT family protein yields the protein MLQGKEVYLRPLEPDRDLEKCFYWIYDPEVAQFVLFHPPYSRLYEKEWLEKASRHGEKGTYTFAIVIKSNDVHIGNCGLHGVNPISRNAELGIMIGDRHYWGKGFGTDAMKILCQWGFEGLNLHKIFLKVYDFNKRGIRCYEKTGFKQEGVLRQQCFLRGAYHDEVVMGLIRDEFQL